A region of Lycium barbarum isolate Lr01 chromosome 1, ASM1917538v2, whole genome shotgun sequence DNA encodes the following proteins:
- the LOC132611881 gene encoding uncharacterized protein LOC132611881, protein MREEIVKIKEQLFEADPSEENRMVMQRAQAELKLYLHYEEEFWRQKARMDCFSDGDKNTRYFHSLVKGRRKRIQVRRIKDDAGNWLEDVDSVAAQAVNFFQKQFTHEEVSEDSPIFNHIQELIREEDNILLTEQPTMEEVQKVVFELKGDSACGPDGFFGIFYQKCWEVIKADVYRMVKAFFEGHTLPKSITHINLVLLPNKTVVEVFSDMRPISLGNFINKVISRVVHDRLDKLLTRVISPNQSSFVKGRNIIENVLLRQEIAHGFFHSTRGVKQGDPLCPALFIIAAEVLSRAINSLFDQPGFMIMDTFQEYKKVSRQLINKSKSSYYMFSKVSHELSQQVATVTGFVRGQFPFTYLGVPITHARKRKVDYTELLKKVKDRLQTWKDKLLSYGGKAVLITSVLQSIPIHVLSAIRPPKCVIKELHRIFSRFFWNNKEEGRCRHWAAWLNMCFPKHEGGLGFRSINDTSKALCAKLWWKFRTTSSLWANFMWNKYYKKQIPQVVQWKEGSQVWKMILEARENIEQEIWWEPKIGSSNIWFDNWTKLGALSYVVPQSWQINEHAEDVSELMTNGGWNVSKLMQLFPEDIVQHIIQEIDITYASNEWDRPWWMMTSSGNFTFKVPINEVVASIVIPLVSKCCCCHNAQMETINHLFLCGDLATKIVQFFEEYKPTVICKIIKWGRPESGVFNCNTDGAAKGNPGPSSAAFCIRNDEGDFVYAAAKTLTVGTNIMAEAEAIRMGMRYCVEKQLFPLIIETDSMTMKMILKAKWKVPWSIPMLVDEIKRMMDAQTVSVEHIYREGPVQFHTFQELPSQAKRILNMEKRGIPNLRTRTIQDKAPDCLQNCNYY, encoded by the exons ATGAGAGAGGAAATAGTCAAGATTAAGGAGCAGTTGTTTGAGGCAGATCCATCTGAAGAAAATAGAATGGTCATGCAGAGGGCACAAGCAGAACTTAAGCTGTATCTTCATTATGAGGAGgaattctggaggcaaaaagcCAGGATGGACTGTTTTTCTGATGGTGATAAGAATACTAGATATTTCCATAGTCTGGTAAAGGGAAGAAGGAAAAGAATCCAGGTTAGGAGGATTAAAGATGATGctggtaattggcttgaggatGTTGATAGTGTTGCTGCTCAAGCTGTCAATTTTTTCCAGAAGCAATTTACTCATGAAGAAGTTAGTGAAGATTCACCAATTTTTAATCATATTCAAGAGCTGATCAGAGAAGAGGATAATATACTACTTACTGAACAACCTACTATGGAGGAAGTACAGAAGGTTGTATTTGAATTAAAAGGGGATAGTGCCTGTGGCCCTGATGGATTTTTTGGTatattttatcagaagtgttgggaggtgatAAAGGCTGATGTATATAGGATGGTTAAAGCTTTCTTTGAAGGACATACTCTCCCCAAGTCTATCACTCACATAAATCTGGTTTTGCTGCCAAATAAGACTGTTGTTGAGGTATTTtctgatatgagacctataagtcTTGGCAACTTTATCAATAAGGTCATTTCAAGAGTAGTTCATGATAGACTTGATAAGTTGCTTACAAGGGTGATCTCTCCAAACCAATCTAGTTTTGTTAAGGGCAGAAATATAATTGAGAATGTGTTGTTGAGACAAGAAatt GCTCATGGTTTCTTTCACTCTACAAGGGGTGTCAAACAAGGGGATCCACTCTGTCCTGCTCTTTTCATTATTGCTGCAGAAGTCCTCTCAAGGGCAAtaaattctttgtttgatcagCCTGGATTT ATGATCATGGATACTTTTCAGGAATATAAGAAAGTATCTAGACAGCtgataaacaagagcaaaagttCTTATTATATGTTCAGCAAAGTATCACATGAATTAAGTCAGCAGGTTGCAACAGTAACAGGATTTGTGAGAGGtcaatttccttttacatatcttggagtaccAATCACTCATGCCAGGAAAAGGAAAGTGGATTACACTGAATTATTGAAGAAAGTCAAAGACAGATTACAAACCTGGAAAGACAAGTTGCTGTCTTATGGAGGAAAAGCAGTGTTGATTACAAGTGTCCTTCAAAGTATTCCAATTCATGTTTTATCTGCTATAaggcctcctaaatgtgttataaaggaaCTACACAGGATATTTTCcaggttcttttggaataataaggaggaaGGAAGATGCAGACACTGGGCAGCTTGGCTTAACATGTGCTTTCCCAAACATGAAGGAGGTTTGGGTTTCAGGTCTATCAATGACACATCCAAAGCTTTATGTGCTAAACTctggtggaagtttagaaccactagttcTCTCTGGGCTAATtttatgtggaataaatactATAAAAAACAAATTCCTCAGGTGGTTCAATGGAAGGAAGGGTCACAAGTCTGGAAGATGATATTGGAAGCAAGGGAAAACATAGAACAGGAGATCTGGTGGGAGCCAaagattggaagttcaaacatttggtttgacaattggactaagCTAGGAGCTCTTAGTTATGTGGTTCCCCAGTCCTGGCAAATCAATGAGCATGCTGAAGATGTTTCTGAACTTATGACAAATGGAGGATGGAATGTCAGTAAACTCATGCAGCTGTTCCCTGAAGATATTGTGCAACATATAATACAGGAAATTGACATTACatatgcatcaaatgaatgggatagaccttggtggatgatgacaagttCAGGCAATTTTACA tttaaagtcCCAATTAATGAGGTGGTGGCAAGTATTGTCATTCCATTAGTTTCAAAGTGTTGTTGCTGTCATAATGCTCAGATGGAGACAATAAATCATCTGTTTCTGTGTGGAGATTTGGCTACAAAG ATTGTTCAGTTCTTTGAAGAATATAAGCCTACTGTTATATGCAAAATTATTAAATGGGGGAGACCAGAATCTGGTGTTTTCAACtgtaatactgatggagctgctaaaggaaatccaggtCCAAGTTCTGCTGCTTTTTGTATAAGAAATGATGAGGGAGATTTTGTGTATGCAGCTGCTAAAACTTTGACAGTTGGAACAAATATTATGGCTGAGGCTGAGGCTATTAGGATGGGAATGAGGTACTGTGTGGAAAAGCAGCTTTTTCCATTGATCATAGAGACtgattccatgaccatgaagaTGATTTTAAAGGCTAAATGGAAGGTCCCTTGGAGCATCCCAATGCTGGTGGATGAAATCAAGAGAATGATGGATGCTCAAACAGTATCTGTGGAGCATATATATAGAGAAG gtccAGTTCAGTTTCATACTTTTCAAGAATTGCCAAGTCAAGCTAAGAGAATTCTAAATATGGAGAAAAGAGGAATTCCAAACTTGAGAACAAGAACCATTCAAGATAAAGCACCAGACTGCCTTCAGAATTGCAACTATTACTGA